The following are from one region of the Entelurus aequoreus isolate RoL-2023_Sb linkage group LG17, RoL_Eaeq_v1.1, whole genome shotgun sequence genome:
- the LOC133632523 gene encoding oocyte zinc finger protein XlCOF6.1-like: MIVSLKKAVEFTSEEMKECKSQMKKVEEQNKRLCKENNDVKEEMLGKSQRCEEKTGPHVYINVQRIGDVQQLIGHPQSGNSTLKQDVSQPPHIKKEEEDLCITQEGECLLGPQEADLPKLPLTVVSVKTEDDGEKPQVDNILAPLSDSEAEDEVEVTLSSDTDCERDMRTHTDNKHFECVKEKRGKTCLRCSVCAKSFTKKYNLSLHMRTHTGEKPFKCSVCGQKCTKKCNLTEHMRTHTGEKPFDCSICAKSFTKKCHLTEHMKTHTGEKSFTCSVCGVSFMRKDSLAEHMKIHTGEKPFNCPVCGKSVTRKASLTQHMRFHTGEKAFNCPVCGKSLSQKGSLTQHMKRHTGEKPFNCSVCGKSFIRKYCLTQHMNTHTGDKPFNCLVCTKSFFSRTGFTRHTMKHTDKNQYK, from the exons atgattgttagcttgaagaaggcagtggagttcacatcagaggagatgaaagaatgcaaaagtcaaatgaagaaagtggaagagcaaaacaagcgcttgtgtaaagaaaataatgatgtgaaagaagagatgttggggaagagtcagagatgtgaagagaagactggaccacatgtctacatcaacgtgcagaggattggag acgtccagcagttGATTGGTCATCCGCAGAGTGGGAACTCTACTTTGAAACAGGACGTttcacagcccccccacattaaaaaggaagaggaggatctctgcatcactcaggagggagagtgtcttctaggaccacAGGAGGCTGATCTCcccaagttgccactgactgttgtctctgtgaagactgaagatgatggagagaaaccacaagtagacaacatcttagctccactatcagatagtgaggctgaggacgaggttgaagtaactttgagcagcgatacagactgtgaacgtgatatgaggactcacactgacaacaaacactttgaATGTGTGAAggaaaagagaggtaaaacatgtttgaggtgCTCGGTTTGTGCTAAAAGCTTCACTAAAAAGTACAATTTGAGtctacacatgagaacgcacacgggagaaaaaccgtttaaatgttcagtttgtggccAAAAATGTACTAAGAAGTGCAATTTGACTgagcacatgagaacgcacacaggggaAAAACCATTTGATTGTTCAATTTgtgctaaaagctttactaaaaaatgCCATTTGACGGAGCACATGAAAACACATACAGGAGAGAAATCTTTTACTTGTTCAGTGTGTGGGGTAAGCTTTATGCGAAAGGACAGTTTGGCTGAACACATGAAGattcacacgggagaaaaaccatttaattgtccagtttgtggtaaaagcgtCACTCGAAAGGCCagcttgactcaacacatgagatttcacacaggagaaaaagcatttaactgcccggtttgtggtaaaagcttgaGTCAGAAGGGCAGTTTGACACAACACATGAAAAGGCACACAGGAGAAAAGCCATTTAATTGCtctgtttgtggtaaaagctttattCGAAAGTactgtttgactcaacacatgaataCACATACAGGAGACAAGCCATTTAATTGCTTGGTTTGTACTAAAAGCTTTTTTTCCAGAACAGGTTTCACTCGACACACAATGAAGCACACTGACAAAAATCAATATAAGTAA
- the LOC133632536 gene encoding gastrula zinc finger protein XlCGF57.1-like isoform X1, with product MDDYCYAKMATSAKREHERESAPPTSSKSPTEIKTKDEEEPPPQLHGVNFTLKQEASQPPHIKEEEEELWITQEGDIKEEGGELWITQEGDVKKEDGELWITQKGDCLLGSEEADLTKLPLTVVSVKTEDDEKKPQVDNLLAPLSDSEAEDEVDEPLSSDTDCEGDMWTHSENKHSDCSKKKTGRTCLTCSVCGKICAKKRRLTEHMRTHTGEKPFNCSVCGKSFSQKSSLTQHIRTHTGEKPFNCSVCGKSFYLQKPLTVHMRTHTGERPFNCSLCCKTFSQRGHLAGHMRTHTGEKPFNCSVCGKSFSQKNNLIVHMRLHTGERPFICSVCNESFLNRRGLTRHIMKHKAEKTQSL from the exons atggacgactactgctatgctaagatggcgacgtccgctaaaagagaacatgaaagagaatcagcgccaccaacttccagcaaatcaccaacggagataaagacgaaagatgaag AAGAACCTCCGCCTCAGCTACATGGGGTGAACTTTACTTTGAAGCAGGAAGCTTCACAGCCCccgcacattaaagaggaagaggaggaactctggataACTCAGGAGGGAGACATTAAAGAGGAAGGGGGggaactctggatcactcaggagggagacgTTAAAAAGGAAGATGGGGAGCTCTGGATCACTCAGAAAGGAGACTGTCTTTTAGGGTCGGAGGAAGCTGATCTtaccaagttgccactgactgttgtctctgtgaagactgaagacgaTGAaaagaaaccacaagtagacaacctcttagctccactatcagatagtgaggctgaagacgaggttgacgaacctttgagcagcgatacagactgtgaaggtgatatgtgGACTCACTCTGAGAACAAACACTCTGACTGCTCTAAAAAGAAGACCGGTAGAACATGTTTGACctgctcagtttgtggcaaaatatGTGCTAAAAAGAGacgtttgactgaacacatgagaacacacacaggtgaaaaaccatttaattgttcagtttgcgggaaaagcttttctcaaaagagcagtttgactcaacacattagaacacacacaggtgaaaaaccatttaattgttcagtttgtgggaaAAGCTTCTATCTACAAAAACCTTTGACTGTGCACATGAGAACGCATACAGGAGAGAGACCATTTAATTGttctctttgttgtaaaaccttctCTCAAAGGGGCCATTTGGctggacacatgagaacccacactggagaaaaaccatttaattgttcagtttgcggtaaaagcttttctcaaaagaaCAATTTGATTGTACACATGAGATTACATACAGGAGAAAGACCATTTATTTGCTCAGTTTGTAACGAGAGCTTCCTTAACAGACGCGGTTTGACTCGACACATAATGAAACATAAGGCAGAAAAAACACAATCTTTGTGA
- the LOC133632536 gene encoding gastrula zinc finger protein XlCGF57.1-like isoform X2 — MDDYCYAKMATSAKREHERESAPPTSSKSPTEIKTKDEEPPPQLHGVNFTLKQEASQPPHIKEEEEELWITQEGDIKEEGGELWITQEGDVKKEDGELWITQKGDCLLGSEEADLTKLPLTVVSVKTEDDEKKPQVDNLLAPLSDSEAEDEVDEPLSSDTDCEGDMWTHSENKHSDCSKKKTGRTCLTCSVCGKICAKKRRLTEHMRTHTGEKPFNCSVCGKSFSQKSSLTQHIRTHTGEKPFNCSVCGKSFYLQKPLTVHMRTHTGERPFNCSLCCKTFSQRGHLAGHMRTHTGEKPFNCSVCGKSFSQKNNLIVHMRLHTGERPFICSVCNESFLNRRGLTRHIMKHKAEKTQSL; from the exons atggacgactactgctatgctaagatggcgacgtccgctaaaagagaacatgaaagagaatcagcgccaccaacttccagcaaatcaccaacggagataaagacgaaagatgaag AACCTCCGCCTCAGCTACATGGGGTGAACTTTACTTTGAAGCAGGAAGCTTCACAGCCCccgcacattaaagaggaagaggaggaactctggataACTCAGGAGGGAGACATTAAAGAGGAAGGGGGggaactctggatcactcaggagggagacgTTAAAAAGGAAGATGGGGAGCTCTGGATCACTCAGAAAGGAGACTGTCTTTTAGGGTCGGAGGAAGCTGATCTtaccaagttgccactgactgttgtctctgtgaagactgaagacgaTGAaaagaaaccacaagtagacaacctcttagctccactatcagatagtgaggctgaagacgaggttgacgaacctttgagcagcgatacagactgtgaaggtgatatgtgGACTCACTCTGAGAACAAACACTCTGACTGCTCTAAAAAGAAGACCGGTAGAACATGTTTGACctgctcagtttgtggcaaaatatGTGCTAAAAAGAGacgtttgactgaacacatgagaacacacacaggtgaaaaaccatttaattgttcagtttgcgggaaaagcttttctcaaaagagcagtttgactcaacacattagaacacacacaggtgaaaaaccatttaattgttcagtttgtgggaaAAGCTTCTATCTACAAAAACCTTTGACTGTGCACATGAGAACGCATACAGGAGAGAGACCATTTAATTGttctctttgttgtaaaaccttctCTCAAAGGGGCCATTTGGctggacacatgagaacccacactggagaaaaaccatttaattgttcagtttgcggtaaaagcttttctcaaaagaaCAATTTGATTGTACACATGAGATTACATACAGGAGAAAGACCATTTATTTGCTCAGTTTGTAACGAGAGCTTCCTTAACAGACGCGGTTTGACTCGACACATAATGAAACATAAGGCAGAAAAAACACAATCTTTGTGA